From Haloplanus sp. XH21:
ACGCCTGCTCGCCGGTGTAGCCGAAGTTCTTCAGGTAGTCGATGGCGTCAAGACAGGCCCGACGCATCCCGACGTTTGCGTTCTTGTAGTGTTGGGTTCCGTCCTCGTCGACGGAGTAGCCCTCGAAGGTGATGTACTCGGAGAAATCTGGTTCGACGTTACCGGGTTTGAAGATCGCGTGATCGAGGCCAAACTTCT
This genomic window contains:
- a CDS encoding acetamidase/formamidase family protein — protein: KFGLDHAIFKPGNVEPDFSEYITFEGYSVDEDGTQHYKNANVGMRRACLDAIDYLKNFGYTGEQAYLSLSTIPVESRLAGVVDLPNTCVTVSVPQAAFDFDIDPDRLGDIKSKSRGTAARPS